The following proteins come from a genomic window of Candidatus Protochlamydia phocaeensis:
- a CDS encoding RasGEF domain-containing protein, translated as MSVHERSSFSSFTVETTSLPQEAHSAELQEGKHVSTQGGHDFSANVPKSGETHKAEKSFTDARLDVQQEVASKPRRAVNIAVGAAATFVETLASKVSQVGARLLQFGKKLATEKGREDVKSQMSQGFKDIKTKAGKLRDAAVDKFTEVKEALPGRVREIKDNAPEALKTAFKKVNTATTSFFKKLGSAEGRKELTRGVKDAAIYFKDKSIAVFESGSQKMKDGVADLKSRLEPKLEAYETKGGQITKDAGDKLGELKQDAGEKLNEMKREAGDKLGELKRSTGEKLGGIREVFKTKWEALTSSKDKTKAVASQNPAISSHSVDRSSLKATLPIFQKSTSKDYTDLLDIIQSKGSDYKLSFSEKDKSIQVRENKGPLSSISVDKKSRAAMKEMLKTAASEVEKDPLSALELLNKMQSTHWGRQVLRASASNRANFEEVQQAALKQCCNQSGGTFASLLSQVTKEELFASGSHSGKSTYAKNCPHLNELIQASTNMSNSVADRIVSKANFKERVKTMEMYIRLADMADQRGDFMTSQSVLAGLSLAHVARLKKTKEALPKDAQAMLERLQAKQGSPSLETAPLERAAMLKYPGNEQGLPVIPSIAMAFLSPLTFASDKQDPLKDSLRNLNWSNDFIDQALQDISQSGNPLSLEASITQIERQISDVQKQIDNTTSSTLKLSFKKQDLEAQLKEAKDVRDFMVHIRMSDKVNMPARLKSLQEKAVDLEKRAKTEEEPVKKKELSTRLTDVKAEIEQFEKFQKRLETLSKDEPLDARANIASLLNKFKESNDAAIKNYQIGIEKYQKELNTLADEFATLATPLREYPSTKREDAQAWYTYSAPVPDSQIPEGKNKDSFFEDYYYKLSLKNEPREAARKSA; from the coding sequence ATGTCTGTTCATGAGCGATCTTCTTTTTCTTCTTTTACTGTTGAAACCACATCTTTACCTCAAGAAGCTCATTCGGCTGAACTTCAAGAAGGCAAGCATGTTTCTACTCAAGGGGGGCATGATTTTTCTGCCAACGTCCCTAAATCCGGAGAAACTCACAAGGCCGAGAAAAGTTTTACCGACGCGCGTTTAGACGTGCAGCAGGAAGTGGCGAGTAAGCCTAGACGTGCTGTGAATATTGCGGTAGGAGCGGCGGCCACTTTTGTGGAAACGCTTGCTTCCAAAGTGTCTCAAGTAGGGGCTAGGCTATTGCAATTCGGTAAAAAATTGGCGACAGAAAAAGGGCGAGAAGACGTGAAGTCTCAAATGAGTCAAGGCTTCAAGGACATCAAAACAAAAGCCGGAAAATTAAGGGATGCGGCAGTTGATAAATTTACGGAGGTCAAAGAGGCTTTGCCTGGCAGAGTGCGAGAGATTAAGGACAATGCGCCTGAAGCCCTTAAAACAGCCTTCAAAAAAGTCAATACGGCGACGACTTCTTTTTTCAAAAAGCTGGGGTCAGCCGAGGGAAGGAAAGAATTGACAAGGGGCGTAAAAGATGCGGCGATTTATTTCAAGGATAAGAGCATTGCCGTTTTCGAATCTGGCTCCCAAAAAATGAAGGATGGCGTGGCGGATTTAAAAAGCCGGCTTGAGCCTAAATTAGAGGCCTATGAAACGAAAGGCGGACAAATTACAAAGGATGCCGGCGACAAGCTGGGCGAATTGAAACAGGATGCCGGAGAAAAATTGAATGAAATGAAAAGAGAGGCTGGCGACAAATTAGGGGAATTGAAAAGAAGCACTGGTGAGAAGTTGGGCGGAATTAGAGAGGTGTTTAAAACTAAATGGGAAGCTTTAACAAGCAGCAAGGATAAAACAAAAGCCGTTGCTTCTCAAAATCCGGCTATTTCATCTCATTCTGTCGATCGATCTTCTTTAAAAGCTACCCTGCCTATTTTCCAGAAGTCGACTTCAAAAGACTACACCGACTTACTAGATATCATCCAAAGCAAGGGAAGTGACTATAAGTTGTCTTTTTCAGAAAAAGACAAGAGCATACAAGTAAGAGAAAATAAGGGGCCCCTGAGCTCTATCTCGGTTGATAAGAAGTCGAGGGCGGCCATGAAAGAAATGCTTAAAACGGCTGCAAGTGAAGTAGAGAAAGATCCTTTATCCGCTCTAGAACTTTTAAATAAAATGCAGTCAACCCATTGGGGCAGGCAAGTGTTGCGCGCGAGTGCTAGCAATAGAGCCAATTTCGAAGAAGTTCAACAAGCTGCACTCAAGCAGTGTTGCAATCAATCCGGGGGAACATTTGCTTCGCTTCTTTCTCAAGTCACCAAAGAAGAACTCTTTGCCAGCGGAAGCCACTCAGGTAAATCCACTTATGCTAAGAATTGCCCACATCTTAATGAATTGATTCAAGCGTCTACCAATATGAGTAATAGTGTAGCTGATAGAATTGTATCGAAGGCGAATTTTAAAGAACGCGTCAAGACAATGGAAATGTACATTCGTTTGGCGGATATGGCCGATCAAAGAGGCGATTTCATGACATCTCAGTCCGTTTTAGCGGGATTGAGCTTAGCCCATGTGGCTCGTCTAAAAAAGACGAAAGAAGCGCTTCCAAAGGATGCACAGGCTATGCTTGAGCGACTTCAAGCTAAGCAAGGAAGTCCTTCGTTGGAAACGGCTCCTCTAGAAAGAGCGGCTATGCTTAAGTATCCAGGCAATGAGCAGGGATTGCCCGTTATTCCTTCTATCGCCATGGCCTTCTTGTCTCCTCTCACGTTCGCTTCTGATAAACAAGATCCCTTGAAGGATTCATTACGAAATTTGAATTGGTCTAATGATTTCATTGATCAAGCGTTACAGGATATAAGTCAGAGTGGCAATCCTTTATCTTTAGAGGCATCCATCACACAAATCGAGCGTCAAATTTCTGATGTCCAAAAACAAATAGACAACACGACAAGCTCAACTTTAAAATTGTCTTTTAAAAAGCAAGATTTGGAAGCCCAACTTAAGGAGGCCAAGGACGTTCGGGACTTTATGGTTCATATTAGAATGAGTGATAAGGTTAATATGCCAGCTCGCCTTAAGTCTTTGCAGGAAAAGGCAGTCGATTTAGAGAAAAGAGCCAAAACGGAAGAAGAACCTGTAAAGAAAAAAGAGTTATCAACAAGATTAACAGATGTAAAGGCTGAAATTGAACAGTTTGAAAAATTTCAAAAACGTTTAGAAACTTTATCGAAAGATGAGCCTTTAGACGCTCGTGCAAATATTGCTAGTCTCTTAAATAAGTTCAAAGAAAGCAATGACGCGGCTATTAAAAATTATCAAATAGGAATAGAAAAATATCAAAAAGAATTGAATACGCTTGCCGATGAATTTGCGACATTGGCTACTCCTTTGAGGGAGTATCCTTCTACAAAGAGAGAGGATGCCCAAGCGTGGTATACTTATTCTGCTCCTGTTCCTGATAGCCAAATTCCAGAAGGAAAAAATAAAGATTCATTCTTCGAAGATTATTACTATAAACTTTCTCTTAAAAATGAGCCTCGCGAAGCCGCCAGAAAAAGCGCATAG